The proteins below come from a single Dasypus novemcinctus isolate mDasNov1 chromosome 22, mDasNov1.1.hap2, whole genome shotgun sequence genomic window:
- the LOC101441470 gene encoding histone H4, producing MSGRGKGGKGLGKGGAKRHRKVLRDNIQGITKPAIRRLARRGGVKRISGLIYEETRGVLKVFLENVIRDAVTYTEHAKRKTVTAMDVVYALKRQGRTLYGFGG from the coding sequence ATGTCTGGTCGCGGCAAGGGCGGGAAGGGCCTGGGCAAGGGCGGCGCCAAGCGCCACCGCAAGGTGCTGCGCGACAACATCCAGGGCATCACCAAGCCCGCCATCCGCCGCCTGGCCCGGCGCGGCGGCGTCAAGCGCATCTCCGGCCTCATCTACGAGGAGACCCGCGGGGTGCTCAAGGTCTTCCTGGAGAACGTCATCCGCGACGCCGTCACCTACACCGAGCACGCCAAGCGCAAGACGGTCACGGCCATGGACGTGGTCTACGCGCTCAAGCGCCAGGGACGCACGCTCTATGGCTTCGGCGGCTAG